Proteins from one Triticum aestivum cultivar Chinese Spring chromosome 7A, IWGSC CS RefSeq v2.1, whole genome shotgun sequence genomic window:
- the LOC123150379 gene encoding coiled-coil domain-containing protein 97: protein MEPAEMDRIAARLSAVDGLYFPTAFLRASPPPPARKSALLDLLSRDAPLFLERYGAALRPDELAPFDALRDDYEVGWHLRRVRAAAAGETPAPARVRNRRRAYLHRLVTQGDYFSEEAMREREPYLHHEYLGRFQDPFGRAMVRPGEKFSETLMRRAEEAVIVEKIRGEQIRRGVDPSEWVGGPVERPVMGQEEEEEEEEEEEEEEEEEEDEENIGMEENTENLSSTEVVAHDDNGGCPNETAAPPAGTFKPILSPEEMEDQLEQFTSVMQEKFLSGQDSEHMDYPQIDNDEMLDDHWSREANYDAEDKYFNED, encoded by the exons ATGGAGCCCGCGGAGATGGACCGCATCGCCGCCCGGCTCTCCGCCGTGGATGGCCTCTACTTCCCCACGGCCTTcctccgcgcctcgccgccgccgccggcgcgcaAGTCGGCCCTCCTCGACCTCCTCTCCCGCGACGCCCCGCTCTTCCTCGAGCGGTACGGCGCCGCGCTGCGCCCGGACGAGCTGGCCCCCTTCGACGCGCTCCGGGACGACTACGAGGTGGGGTGGCACCTCCGCCGCGTCCGCGCCGCGGCCGCCGGGGAGACCCCCGCCCCCGCGCGCGTGCGCAACCGGCGCCGCGCCTACCTCCACCGCCTGGTGACCCAGGGGGACTACTTCTCCGAGGAGGCGATGCGGGAGCGGGAGCCGTACCTGCACCACGAGTACCTCGGCAGGTTCCAGGACCCCTTCGGGCGGGCCATGGTGCGGCCCGGGGAGAAGTTCTCCGAGACGCTGATGCGGCGGGCAGAGGAGGCCGTCATCGTGGAGAAGATCCGCGGGGAGCAGATCAGGAGGGGTGTTGACCCCAGCGAGTGGGTCGGCGGTCCCGTTGAGCGACCGGTGAtggggcaggaggaggaggaggaggaggaggaggaggaggaggaagaggaagaggaagaagaggatgaagagaacaTCGGCATGGAGGAGAACACCGAGAATCTTAGTTCGACTGAG GTGGTTGCACACGACGATAACGGTGGTTGCCCCAACGAGACTGCAGCCCCCCCTGCAGGGACTTTCAAGCCAATATTATCCCCTGAGGAGATGGAGGATCAGCTGGAGCAGTTCACCTCGGTGATGCAGGAGAAGTTCCTGTCAGGCCAGGACTCGGAGCACATGGATTACCCCCAGATCGACAACGACGAGATGCTGGACGACCACTGGTCCAGGGAGGCCAACTACGACGCAGAGGACAAGTACTTCAACGAAGATTAG
- the LOC123149218 gene encoding acid phosphatase 1: MARHGGAALLLLPLLLALAGSVAGDAVVAQDQLPPRPLVIQLPTEEKRAEEAAEAELRCASWRLAGEANNLAPWAAVPEGCVPHVCAYLTGPAYRSDLDLVAREASAYARSARAADAAWVFDIDETLLSNLPYYAQHGYGLELFDHREFDRWVETGEAPAIPSSLRLYREVRDLGFKTFLLTGRTEAHQAVTVDNLRRQGFHDWDKLILRAAADREKTATAYKSEKRKEMEAEGYKILGNSGDQWSDLLGYSMSARSFKLPNPMYYVP, from the exons ATGGCGCGCCACGGCGGCGCCGCcctgctcctgctgccgctcctcctcgccctcgCCGGCTCCGTCGCGGGAGATGCGGTGGTCGCGCAGGACCAGCTGCCGCCGCGCCCACTCGTCATCCAGCTGCCCACGGAGGAGAAGCGGGCCGAGGAGGCTGCTGAAGCGGAGCTGCGGTGCGCGAGCTGGAGGCTGGCGGGGGAGGCCAACAACCTGGCGCCGTGGGCGGCCGTGCCGGAGGGCTGCGTGCCGCACGTGTGCGCATATCTCACCGGCCCCGCCTACCGCTCCGACCTCGACCTCGTCGCGCGCGAGGCCTCCGCATACGCCCGCTCCGCAcgcgccgccgacgccgcctgGGTCTTCGACATCGACGAGACGCTGCTCTCCAACCTCCCCTACTACGCGCAGCACGGATACGG GCTGGAGCTGTTCGACCACCGCGAGTTCGACCGGTGGGTGGAGACGGGGGAGGCGCCGGCGATCCCCTCCAGCCTCCGCCTCTACAGGGAGGTGCGCGACCTGGGGTTCAAGACCTTCCTCCTCACCGGCCGCACCGAGGCCCACCAGGCCGTCACCGTCGACAACCTCAGGAGACAGGGCTTCCACGACTGGGACAAGCTCATACTCAG GGCAGCAGCTGACCGGGAGAAAACGGCGACGGCCTACAAGTCGGAgaagaggaaggagatggaggcGGAGGGGTACAAGATCCTGGGCAACTCCGGCGACCAGTGGAGCGACCTGCTGGGCTACTCCATGAGCGCCCGCTCCTTCAAGCTCCCCAACCCGATGTACTACGTCCCCTGA